Genomic DNA from Hordeum vulgare subsp. vulgare chromosome 2H, MorexV3_pseudomolecules_assembly, whole genome shotgun sequence:
AATTAAGTGCAGCCCATTTAAGTACCACAATTTTTTCATATAGGCTACATTAAGAGTCGGGAGTTTTCCTTGGCAGCAAGACCGGGTTGGCGTAATAATGGTTAGCATAGGCTGCTATTTACATTTATTTGAGTCCTTTCTACACCATTTTTCATTTTAATTTGCATGACAGGCGGGCCCGCTAGTCATATAAACATATAAGTAATCAAATATCAAGTTTCGTTGTTACAAGTGGATCCATGCCTGCCACATCAACCATATACAGTGCCACGTCGGCGCACTTTACATATATGGATAGCATCAGCACCATATTTGCACGTTCAAGTTCATGCACTAAACTGAACATCCATGGCAAGTTCAAACACCACTGGTGTATTTACCTCTATAATTTTTGCACTTGAAAAGGCAAACTGATAATCAAGTTGTTAAGCATGAGAAAGAAAACAGCGTAAAAAAATAATCAAGTTGTATTTCTGCAGCATATCCCAGTTACTCCACTGAAACCGTGAACAACGAGACCATAGACTCGATGTGGATCGACATTGCTACTTTGCGAGCCGCAACCGAAGACTTTGCAGAAAGCAACAAGCTCGGTGAAGGCGGGTTTGGTGTGGTGTACAAGGTGGTGATCTTGAAGAAACTGTCAGATACGTTGAGTTTCTACTGTCGAGCAGCAAAACTAATATTTTCCATAATTTGGTGCATAGGGTTCTCTGCGGGACGGCGAAGAGATAGCGGTGAAGAGACTGTCCAAGAGCTCGACGCAGGGAGTGGAGGAGCTCAGGAACGAGCTCACCCTGGTAGCGAAGCTCAAGCACAAGAATCTCGTCAGGCTTGTCGGCTTCTGCCTAGAGCAACAGGAGCGGCTAGTCGTCTACGAGTTCGTCTGCAACAGGAGCCTGGACCAGATCCTGTTCGGTAATCTTTCAGAATTCTAATGGCACTGACAGCTCAGGTACACTTTCTGAATGTGCAAACTACGACAGACACCAAGAAACGGGAGCAGCTTGACTGGGGAAAGAGGCAGAGAATCATACGCGGGATCGCTCGAGGCCTGCAGTACCTTCATGAAGACTCCCAACCCAAAGTTGTCCATCGTGATCTCAAGGCCAGCAATGTCCTTCTTGATGCCGACATGAACCCCAAGATCTCAGATTTTGGCCTCGCAAGGCTCTTCGGGAGAGGCCAGACGCAGGGCGTCACCAACGAGGTGGTCGGCACATAGTAAGTACTACTTCCTCCGTTACTAAATACAAGTGTTTTTAGATATTTTATTATAAACTGAATAGGTATGTATATAAACAAATTTTAAGATGTGAATTCATCTAttttatttcgtatatagtcgtagtgaaatttttaaaaagacttatactccctccgttcttaaatataaggcttttagagattgtactataaactacatacgaatgtacatagacatattctagattgtagattcactcattttgccccGTATGTAGccttctaatgaaatctctaaaaggtcttatattttggaacggatggagtacaacatatttaaaaacgaaggaagTAGTTGTCACGTTTATGGATCTAGTACCGGTACAGTCCATGTTTTTCTCTTTTCGAGCTAAAGGGCGACTTTTATTACTCACGTCAGAGCATCGAGGTGATGCAGCCGCAGCAACGGGTAATCATCATGCATGTTGCCTTGTCGTGTTTCAGCGGATACATGGCGCCTGAGTACGTTATGCGTGGGAACTACTCCGTGAAATCGGATGTGTTCAGCTTCGGTGTCATGGTTTTGGAGATCGTGACGGGAAGGAAGAACAGTGACACCTCACAATCTGAAGATCTCTTGACCACGGTATGCACCTGCATGAGCTCCTGCCGGCTCCATTGCTAAGCAACATCTGAAGCACTGAGAAAATAAGCATTGCTATGACAGTCGCTAATAGCATGTTATAACGCTATAACACGTTAATAACATATTTGAACGAACCACGTTATTTTGTATAGCGTGTTATTTTTTCCTTGATCTGAACAAATCAGGTAGCACAATATGACTTGGTTGCTGCTAACTTTGTAAATTGACCGCGCGTGTAGATCTGGGAGCATTGGGCGGCCGGAACAGTGCTGGAGGCAATGGACCCGTGCATGAACAACAGCTGCTCAGAGAGTGACGTGATGAGGTGCATCCAGGTTGGGCTCCTGTGCGTCCAGGAGAACCCTGTGGACAGGCCATTGATGTCGGCGGTGGCCATGATGATGCTTGGCAGCAACACGGTGTCTCTCGGTAGCCCATCAAAGCCGGCGTTTACGTTTTCCGCCAGACCGGTGCCGACACTGGAAATGGGTCACGTAGGATTAGTTGATTGATACAATAATCAGTTTGCTCgttgatagtcatcaattgtttaATAGGATGGAGAAACATGTAAGGCTTGTTACATGATTCGCAATTCTTATATATACATCAACTGCAAATAGGGGTGAAAACAAATGGGATGCGGATGGGATAATGCTCTTACAACTTCCATTTCCATATTTTCAAAATGAATATGAATGCGAGTACAGATGTTATCGGATATAAATGCGGCTTGGATATTATTTGAATACGGATACGTATCTGATGTATCCTCGATTCGAATCGGATACGAATAAATAGCGATATATTATTGCTTAAGTAAATTAGTCAATTTCTATGTGACATGAAATAATCAACTTGTGGCATACGATCAGTCAATGATAAATACGTTTATGATTAAATAATGTTGTTTTGCATAATAATTTCTAAGTTTAATCATACACGGAGTAAAATTTGACCACTTATTTGGTTTTTATGTTGGATAATTGAAATACTGGGCCTAGCATCTTGAAAATTACCTCCCATATTCTTATTccgatatggatatatctactttcaAATCCATGTTTGTGTCAAAATCTCATACCATATTTATTTGTTTTACTATTTGTTAAACAAATTTGGATACGGATAATTACCATTCCCATTTTGGTTCGGATGCGGATATTTCGGATACGAATAGGCGTTTTCTCGAATACAAATATCGGATATTTTGGAATATCCATTGGCACTTTGCCTAACTGCAGATGCACAGTCTTCATGCACGCTCCTTTAATGACCAGCGCCATTGAGTCGAAGTCGCCACGGTTAAATCATCCTTAAATCAATCTGAATAACCTGACACCAAATCTCGCGTCACATACACACAACAAGAAACCCTAACCTCGCTGCCCTAAGGAGCCGGTAGGAATCTATGCCGAAGCACCGTCAAATCTGTCTAGATGGATGAACTCGAGCTCGTGTATTGTTCACTTTCTTGCTTCAACTATATTCTGTATATTCTTTCCAAGAGAACAACCCAAATTGTTCCTCTGAGGTCTTTGTTATCTTGGTTGAAGGTCAGTTTTGCGTTGCTATTCCTGACTAGCAGCCGAATTGGAAGCGGTTGTGCATGCGTATGACTGCGAGTTTGATTCCAGTAGGTTCCGATTTTGCACATGAGATTGCTGTTTCAGCAGAGCTTGACAACAGACCCCGGGGAGCAGCCGGCTGCAGATTCCAGTACAGACCAGCATTACCTAAGCAGAGAAAACAGGTCTAGATTATCTTGTGAAGACTGCCTGACCTCATGATGGATTCTGCACACATGCTGATAATCAACCTTGCAAATGCTTTGTGATCGAAGAAGTTAGAATATCGCTATAAGATCATGATCATAGATAGACAGATTAGTAGATACTGTACATAAATAGTACAGTTCAGATTTCACAGGTTAAAGAACTAAGTACTGGAGTAGATTTGATTAGGGCAAATTTGAAGCTTAAACTTGCTAGCTGCGTAGTTGCCGAGCTGCCCTTCAGTTCAGACCCGAGAGGCCAACCGTCGGAGCCTCCCCTCGACGCGCCGCTCCTCCACGGCAAAGAACGGCGCTCGCTGGCGCCCGTCGACGGCTCGGTCGTCTACTCCGATGCATCGCTAGATCTCGAGCTGCCCTTGCATTCCTCCCAGCGGTGGCGCGACCGGCCTGGCTGGCGGTACACGGGCGGCGGTGTTGACGGTG
This window encodes:
- the LOC123428521 gene encoding cysteine-rich receptor-like protein kinase 6 isoform X1; its protein translation is MLTVHTMAGLLLLWVAIITMAPRSVVGIYPWMLCGYDPYGGFVADSDYKAALSLLAATMPKNASMSPGHFATGQAGVASGDVWALAFCQGDANTSTCYDCLQQTFEDVISSCDYKDATIYYDSCLLAYSNIHFRADDDTDYSPTYPIRNLKNATKEPEQFQRIVAALMNATASSAAFNSSTRLYASGQAEFDKELPEVYAWAQCTPDLSPDRCWRCLVQIMRVLPTFMTDAVGGRVLGIRCNLRYETQPFFPGPVTVQLSATSARPPRPAVAPNVKQAPAPVAAIGEGDSKQRRYSVPAIILMVVVPTLAVEHLIVGFFIFRRRPRSQAQAKQPSYPSYSTETVNNETIDSMWIDIATLRAATEDFAESNKLGEGGFGVVYKGSLRDGEEIAVKRLSKSSTQGVEELRNELTLVAKLKHKNLVRLVGFCLEQQERLVVYEFVCNRSLDQILFDTKKREQLDWGKRQRIIRGIARGLQYLHEDSQPKVVHRDLKASNVLLDADMNPKISDFGLARLFGRGQTQGVTNEVVGTYGYMAPEYVMRGNYSVKSDVFSFGVMVLEIVTGRKNSDTSQSEDLLTTIWEHWAAGTVLEAMDPCMNNSCSESDVMRCIQVGLLCVQENPVDRPLMSAVAMMMLGSNTVSLGSPSKPAFTFSARPVPTLEMGHVGLVD
- the LOC123428521 gene encoding cysteine-rich receptor-like protein kinase 6 isoform X2; the protein is MLTVHTMAGLLLLWVAIITMAPRSVVGIYPWMLCGYDPYGGFVADSDYKAALSLLAATMPKNASMSPGHFATGQAGVASGDVWALAFCQGDANTSTCYDCLQQTFEDVISSCDYKDATIYYDSCLLAYSNIHFRADDDTDYSPTYPIRNLKNATKEPEQFQRIVAALMNATASSAAFNSSTRLYASGQAEFDKELPEVYAWAQCTPDLSPDRCWRCLVQIMRVLPTFMTDAVGGRVLGIRCNLRYETQPFFPGPVTVQLSATSARPPRPAVAPNVKQAPAPVAAIGEERRYSVPAIILMVVVPTLAVEHLIVGFFIFRRRPRSQAQAKQPSYPSYSTETVNNETIDSMWIDIATLRAATEDFAESNKLGEGGFGVVYKGSLRDGEEIAVKRLSKSSTQGVEELRNELTLVAKLKHKNLVRLVGFCLEQQERLVVYEFVCNRSLDQILFDTKKREQLDWGKRQRIIRGIARGLQYLHEDSQPKVVHRDLKASNVLLDADMNPKISDFGLARLFGRGQTQGVTNEVVGTYGYMAPEYVMRGNYSVKSDVFSFGVMVLEIVTGRKNSDTSQSEDLLTTIWEHWAAGTVLEAMDPCMNNSCSESDVMRCIQVGLLCVQENPVDRPLMSAVAMMMLGSNTVSLGSPSKPAFTFSARPVPTLEMGHVGLVD
- the LOC123428521 gene encoding cysteine-rich receptor-like protein kinase 6 isoform X3, producing MLTVHTMAGLLLLWVAIITMAPRSVVGIYPWMLCGYDPYGGFVADSDYKAALSLLAATMPKNASMSPGHFATGQAGVASGDVWALAFCQGDANTSTCYDCLQQTFEDVISSCDYKDATIYYDSCLLAYSNIHFRADDDTDYSPTYPIRNLKNATKEPEQFQRIVAALMNATASSAAFNSSTRLYASGQAEFDKELPEVYAWAQCTPDLSPDRCWRCLVQIMRVLPTFMTDAVGGRVLGIRCNLRYETQPFFPGPVTVQLSATSARPPRPAVAPNVKQAPAPVAAIGEGDSKQRRRRPRSQAQAKQPSYPSYSTETVNNETIDSMWIDIATLRAATEDFAESNKLGEGGFGVVYKGSLRDGEEIAVKRLSKSSTQGVEELRNELTLVAKLKHKNLVRLVGFCLEQQERLVVYEFVCNRSLDQILFDTKKREQLDWGKRQRIIRGIARGLQYLHEDSQPKVVHRDLKASNVLLDADMNPKISDFGLARLFGRGQTQGVTNEVVGTYGYMAPEYVMRGNYSVKSDVFSFGVMVLEIVTGRKNSDTSQSEDLLTTIWEHWAAGTVLEAMDPCMNNSCSESDVMRCIQVGLLCVQENPVDRPLMSAVAMMMLGSNTVSLGSPSKPAFTFSARPVPTLEMGHVGLVD
- the LOC123428521 gene encoding cysteine-rich receptor-like protein kinase 6 isoform X4; the encoded protein is MLTVHTMAGLLLLWVAIITMAPRSVVGIYPWMLCGYDPYGGFVADSDYKAALSLLAATMPKNASMSPGHFATGQAGVASGDVWALAFCQGDANTSTCYDCLQQTFEDVISSCDYKDATIYYDSCLLAYSNIHFRADDDTDYSPTYPIRNLKNATKEPEQFQRIVAALMNATASSAAFNSSTRLYASGQAEFDKELPEVYAWAQCTPDLSPDRCWRCLVQIMRVLPTFMTDAVGGRVLGIRCNLRYETQPFFPGPVTVQLSATSARPPRPAVAPNVKQAPAPVAAIGEERRRRPRSQAQAKQPSYPSYSTETVNNETIDSMWIDIATLRAATEDFAESNKLGEGGFGVVYKGSLRDGEEIAVKRLSKSSTQGVEELRNELTLVAKLKHKNLVRLVGFCLEQQERLVVYEFVCNRSLDQILFDTKKREQLDWGKRQRIIRGIARGLQYLHEDSQPKVVHRDLKASNVLLDADMNPKISDFGLARLFGRGQTQGVTNEVVGTYGYMAPEYVMRGNYSVKSDVFSFGVMVLEIVTGRKNSDTSQSEDLLTTIWEHWAAGTVLEAMDPCMNNSCSESDVMRCIQVGLLCVQENPVDRPLMSAVAMMMLGSNTVSLGSPSKPAFTFSARPVPTLEMGHVGLVD